The region CGATAATAAGCATATTGTTGACAATGAGTATGCCCATGTCTCCGGTAATCCCGTCATCTTTACCACCATAGCTCAGCTTAAAACTCTTGATACTGCGTTCATGTTTTAACTTGTCCGAATATTGTTTCAGATGTGGCAGATCGTTATGTGCACCGGAAATGATAACATCCGATTGAATGTTCTTAAGTTGTTCAGGATCTACTCCGCAGGGGTTTGTCACTTGCAACTCTTCAGCCCTTTTTTTCAAAGCTGCATCAATGTGCTTCTTATAGCGCACCGCTGCTTCCCTTGAAGTCGCGACGACTTGAGCCTTATAGCCATTGGGAAACACATGGGTAAGATAGTGTTCTACCATATCCCCAGCTTTGGCTTTTATTGTCGAATCTGCTTCAAGATAAGCGTCCCTCGAGCCATAGCCGAGAATTTCCAGTCTCTCCTGGAGGTTATAGTCACTGAACACGTCCGTAAACGCCTCATCCATTCCCTCCTGGTCAGGTACTTCTGCATTATGAGTGCGGCCTTCATAGACGATCTCAAGCGTTACACCATCCTCGATTGCCTGGCGCATGGTGTATGTATCGATGTAGTCACCAAACACCCGCTCTGTCTTGTCAATAGGGGTGCCTGTATAGCCAATTTTCGCGGCATTCGGGATACCTTTATCCAGGTTCGCACCCAGCATTTTGTATTGCGAACGATGAGCCTCGTCCGTCATGACAAGGATATTGGGACTGTCGTTGAGTTGTGGAAAAATTTCGGTCAAGTCAGCCTCGCGAAACTTATGGATCATGGCCATCACCAGATCAGAAGTATCTGCGCTCAGAAGCTCTTTGAGTTTTTTTATACTACCGGCCACCTTTACCGTAAAACCAACGCTGCGACTGGTTTCATTAAGCTGATCCTCCAGTTGAGTGCGATCGGTCACAAAAACGATTTTCCAGTTTGATAAAACCGAATGCAGATACATCTCCCGAACCATAAACATCATAGTGAGCGATTTGCCTGATCCCTGTGTATGCCAGATAATGCCGCTGCGCTCACGCGGGGTTTTTCCCTGAATCAAACGATTTACCGCCAGCTTAACAGCTCTGAACTGCTGATACCGGCCGACAATCTTGATCGTCTGCCCCTTATCATTAGTTGAAAACAGGGTAAAAGTCCGGATAAGATCAATGAGATTTCTCTTGTCCATCATGCCTGCCACCAGGCGCTGCTGACTGTTGGGGCTGCCGGATCCGTGGTCGAGGTCATTCAATGTGCGTGGGTAGGGATCGGCCCAGCGATAGAAATGTTTTTCGCTGTGAGTGGTTATTGTGCCAAATTTTGCATCCTGTCGGCACGTAGCAACAACAAATTGGTTGAAATAGAAAAGTGGTGCACTGCCTTCCCCCTTGGCTCCGCGCTGCTCACTGTAACGCAACATCTGGTTGATGGCTTCGGGTATGGCATCTTTGAGCTTGGGGGATTTGCACTCAATCAGTACCACCGGCAAGCCGTTCACAAACAGAACGATGTCCGGAATGATATGGTGCTCGGTGCCTAAGATTCTAACCTTAAACTGACAAACCGCGATGAATCGATTGTTCGTCAATGGGCTTGTGTGAAAATCGATAAACCGAACCGTCGGGCTTTGCTCCCCCGTTTTACGGTTTTCGCTGACACTTGTATTTTCCAGTAGCAGATGGAGCGCATACTGGTTGTTCTCGATAAGGCCCGTTCCCGGAAAACTTGCCGTTAACTGTTTAGCAACCTCTTCAACCTGATCTTCCTCAAGCCAGGGATTGATCACTTTGAGCTGCTCTCGCAGCACCTTCGGCATGACCACTTCGGTGAAATTGTCGCGGAAGGTATGGGCCGGTGTCTGCTTCTCATCCTTCAGGTCGATAATTTCCCAGCCAAGACCGGACAGCTGATCGAGCAGAGGTTTTTCCACATGATTGCGTTCATCGAGCTTGTATTTGTCCGATTGTTTCATTTTAACACTTCCCAATGCCCCTTTTTTGTTGGTCCTACATGACGTATACGATCCTGCTTTTTCAAATTTTGCAAATGGTATTTTATTCCATCTTCACTTAATCTTAGTTGTTGTGCCAGTTCCCGCCGTGTAATAGATGGCCGTTGCTTCAACAAAAGGACAATTTTTTCTTGGGTAGTTTCTTGGGTAGTTTCTTGGGTGGTTTCTTGGGTGGTTTCTTGGGTAGTTGATTCTTTTCTACCCACCCCCGAACTTTTCCCCGAACTTTTTCCCGAACTTTTCTCAGTGCTCTCAGTTGCAGATACACCTCGCAGCGCTGCCATATAAGCTTCAGAAAATGGAAACTCAACCCATAAATCGTAGCCATCTATTGTGATGAAAGGGGGTGGTGTATCTGCATCGCGGCAGGCGGAAACAATCCGTTCAATGCCCCGGCCCCAGGATTCAATCTCTCCAGAGCGGAAAAAAGCGTTGGCAATATCGGGATTAAATGGCTGAGAAGCGTGTGGCCCCAGCAATGTCTCGACAGTCCAATTTTCCGGAAGGATCGCCGGGTTCCAGATTTTCAGTTTGTTTTCATACACACGAATCTGAATCGGTGCAGGTACGGCATAGTCCCGATGTACCAGTGCATTTAGTACCGCCTCGCGCAAGGCTTCATAAGGAACAGGGTACTGCTCAACGCGCTGAATACCTTTGTAACTGATAGCCGCCTTCATGTATTTGGTGCGGAGTAAATCAACTACAGTGTGCGCCTGTGAAAAAAGAGAGCAATGGATTTCATCATGGTAGGCCAGTTCAGACTCAGAGACAAAAAAACCGATTTTGACAAAAGCCCCGGTGATAAACCTATCAGGGTCTTCATGAAAAAGCAGTATTGCCGAGCGTTTCAGGTAGGAGCCTTCGGTTAGTTTTAACTTTTCCAGCAACCCCGGATCGTTCGCCGATAAGTCCACCTCGCTTAAACGTCCACTGGCAGCGGCCAACTCACGAAACTTTTTGATACTTGCAAAAGACAAATCATCAATCGTAACTCCTGGCATAGGAACCGAATCCCAGGTTCGCCCCTGTCTTTGCAGAAGAAAACGATCCAGAGCGGCGCCTTTAAGTTCCTGCAAAGTACTTCCGCTGCGAATGTAATAACGTCCCCGGAAGCTTATGGGGTTGTTGAACAAAGCCTTCGGCAGTAAAAACCTACCTCTTACCCAACTTTCATCTATAGCATAACGAAAAAAAACGGCCACGCAGGGTATAATTTAAATTGGGTGCTTAATCCAGTTAATTATAACTGCCTCGTGGAAGGCGATTTCTCACCCTCTTCAAAGGAGCGTCTTATGACTCCACTGCGTGCCCGTTATATCGCTCATCTTCACTTATTGGGTTACTCTGAAAAAACTCAGCGTAATTATCTGGAACCTATTATTCTTTTTTCACGTTGGCTTAAACGCTCACCTGATACTCTAACAAAGGATGAGCTTCACAGGTATCTTCTCTATCTGAAGCTTGAGCGCAAGCTTGCGGTCCGTACATTAAATATACATATGTACGCCCTGAAATGCTTCTGTGAATTTGTTTTACCCGAAGCTCAAATTATGTCTCCTTACAAACGCCTCAAAGAGCCAAAGCACCATCCTGATATCATAAGCAGGGAAGAGATAAGAGCAGTAATCGCCACTGAAGAGAATCTCAAATACAAAGCCATTATTGCAACTATCTACTCCTCTGGAATAAGACTCGATGAATGTGTTAATCTTGATGTTTCTGATATAGACTCCAAACGCATGATTATTCACGTGCGCCATGGTAAGGGGGGAAAGGATCGAATCACTGTTCTTTCTCCACAAACCCTGAATATTCTCCGTGAATACTGGTTGAAATTCAAGCCTCGCACCTGCCTTTTCGAAGGAAATGTAAGAGGTAAGCGCATTGGAAATCGTACAGTTCAGGAGATCGTCGCTGTTGCAGGCTTTAAAACCGGTTTACGTCGCCGTCTTAAAGCAC is a window of Chitinispirillales bacterium ANBcel5 DNA encoding:
- a CDS encoding HsdR family type I site-specific deoxyribonuclease, with translation MKQSDKYKLDERNHVEKPLLDQLSGLGWEIIDLKDEKQTPAHTFRDNFTEVVMPKVLREQLKVINPWLEEDQVEEVAKQLTASFPGTGLIENNQYALHLLLENTSVSENRKTGEQSPTVRFIDFHTSPLTNNRFIAVCQFKVRILGTEHHIIPDIVLFVNGLPVVLIECKSPKLKDAIPEAINQMLRYSEQRGAKGEGSAPLFYFNQFVVATCRQDAKFGTITTHSEKHFYRWADPYPRTLNDLDHGSGSPNSQQRLVAGMMDKRNLIDLIRTFTLFSTNDKGQTIKIVGRYQQFRAVKLAVNRLIQGKTPRERSGIIWHTQGSGKSLTMMFMVREMYLHSVLSNWKIVFVTDRTQLEDQLNETSRSVGFTVKVAGSIKKLKELLSADTSDLVMAMIHKFREADLTEIFPQLNDSPNILVMTDEAHRSQYKMLGANLDKGIPNAAKIGYTGTPIDKTERVFGDYIDTYTMRQAIEDGVTLEIVYEGRTHNAEVPDQEGMDEAFTDVFSDYNLQERLEILGYGSRDAYLEADSTIKAKAGDMVEHYLTHVFPNGYKAQVVATSREAAVRYKKHIDAALKKRAEELQVTNPCGVDPEQLKNIQSDVIISGAHNDLPHLKQYSDKLKHERSIKSFKLSYGGKDDGITGDMGILIVNNMLIIGFDAPIEQVMYLDKVITDHNLLQAIARVNRVSDDTKEKGFVVDYVGVGHHLKRAIDSYDEREQKEILDALSYPEEEIRNLHNSHAEIMGLLKKHRLTDLTDHDAFFDVFYDEELRFDYMQAFKKFTKCLNLLFPARQALDFMPDYNALSEINVLAGKHLRDERLSMKGIPPKLRAITDQYLKSKNIDQKIEPISIFDEDFQKNVSKRNRTKTKAAEVEHAIRHYLDVELDDDPDLQASFAEALSLIFQEFDDNWKKIYEELERLRENIKNASKEPTYGLHRKKQMPFFRVFKKEIFGLSESDPVQPGKVAEEPPKYGFSEEDQISILVDLTQQVFLIIERELKLAGFWESIPARNKLRAEIQNILLQPNYSKLPNVLQNRARIISRVMEIAKKNNDTILYSE
- a CDS encoding ATP-binding protein gives rise to the protein MQELKGAALDRFLLQRQGRTWDSVPMPGVTIDDLSFASIKKFRELAAASGRLSEVDLSANDPGLLEKLKLTEGSYLKRSAILLFHEDPDRFITGAFVKIGFFVSESELAYHDEIHCSLFSQAHTVVDLLRTKYMKAAISYKGIQRVEQYPVPYEALREAVLNALVHRDYAVPAPIQIRVYENKLKIWNPAILPENWTVETLLGPHASQPFNPDIANAFFRSGEIESWGRGIERIVSACRDADTPPPFITIDGYDLWVEFPFSEAYMAALRGVSATESTEKSSGKSSGKSSGVGRKESTTQETTQETTQETTQETTQEKIVLLLKQRPSITRRELAQQLRLSEDGIKYHLQNLKKQDRIRHVGPTKKGHWEVLK
- a CDS encoding site-specific integrase produces the protein MTPLRARYIAHLHLLGYSEKTQRNYLEPIILFSRWLKRSPDTLTKDELHRYLLYLKLERKLAVRTLNIHMYALKCFCEFVLPEAQIMSPYKRLKEPKHHPDIISREEIRAVIATEENLKYKAIIATIYSSGIRLDECVNLDVSDIDSKRMIIHVRHGKGGKDRITVLSPQTLNILREYWLKFKPRTCLFEGNVRGKRIGNRTVQEIVAVAGFKTGLRRRLKAHSLRHSFATHLLEDGVPIQVIQRLLGHSRLDTTNLYTNVSSAMLTNVKSPLDAPSPQSVRSDVDKAKPKKRGRPKGSTAAKKKTSAVKKPAKVTKPLKKSTTKHATPKTRKGGRR